From Hoeflea sp. 108:
TGGCGTTTTGACCTTTGATCGCCTGTCGTCGGTGTTCCTGTCCAACACCAACCATGAGGAGAACCAGCCGGTTCACCTCCAGGTCAAGGATGCGGAACTTCAGAAGCGTTCGGAATACGGCGTTTTTGCCGGGCCTTCGAGCCGCTATTGCCCGGCCGGCGTCTATGAATGGGTCGATGCCGACGGCAATTCGATCGCCGGCGATCCCGGCCATGCGGATGCGAAGTTCGTCATCAACGCGCAGAACTGCGTCCACTGCAAGACCTGCGACATCAAGGATCCCAACCAGAACATCAACTGGGTGCCGCCGCAGGGCGGCGAGGGGCCTGTCTACCCGAACATGTAAGCTGCTCCGCAGCCAATGAACAATTCAACGGCCCGGAGGTCATCGACTTCCGGGCCGTTTCTGTTCGTGGCGAAGATTTTGGTCTAGCCGCGCGGCGCCGGCGGCGTTTCGAGCCGCACCGTCTGCGGTTCGACGTCTTCGGGCTCCGGTACGCTGTCCTTGAAGGAGAATTCCACCAGCAGCGGCCGGTGATCCGAACCGGCGTCGTCGCCCATCTTGACCGAGTGCACCGTAATCTCGCCCTTGGCCATCACATGGTCGATGGTCAGGCCGGCAAAGCGCATGAAGTCGGGCAGCATGAATGTCAGCCATGTGCGCCCGGCCGAGGGCATCAGCGTCATGCCGCCGGCTTCGGCGACGCGGCTGACGGAATTGCTCCAGGGCGTCGCGTTGAAGTCGCCGCCCAGAATGGCGTTCTGGTCTAGCCCGGCCAGAATCGGGCTCAGCGCATCGATCTGGCTCGATTGCTCGAACGGCCAGGGCCAGCCGAGATGCAGGGCGACGACATCGGCGGCGCGACCGCCGAAATCGACTTTGGCGACAGCCAGTGCCCCGCCGCCGTAGCATTGCGGCTCGCTGCCCTCGACGAAGGGCCGGCGCGACAGGATCGCTGCCCCAAACACATTGTTCGGATAAGGGCAAATCATCCGGTAGGGATAGCGCGCAAACAGCGGTTCGAGCTTGCGCGTCCACATCCTCGACACTTCCTCGAAGGTGATCACGTCGGGCTGCATGCGCCCGACCAGCGACAGCACCTTGGCCGGCTCTGCATTGTCGAAGCGCAGGTTCATCTGCAGCATCTTGTAGACAGGGCGGTTGCCCTGGCGTGGCTCGAAGGCCGCGTGCACCGAGCCTATGCCGGGTATGGAAGGCGAGGTCGTGGCAAGGGCTGCAGCCCCGAACACGAGTGCTGTAACCGCGGGCCAGCGCATCGAGGTGGCCAGAAGCGGCAGCGCCGCGACCATCATCAGGACCGCCAGATGCACGCGGAAATGCGCAAACGAATCCAGCGCCGGATGCCAGGCGCCGAAAAAGCCGGCGACCAGCGGAATGGAAATGAGCAGCATCGCCGAAAAACAGGCGATCTTGGCGATCATGAGCAAGGCCGGTGTCGTCATGTCTGCTTCATGGCCGCACAATTGCGGCTCATTGATGATATCGGGTGCCCGTTCCGGGCCCTATTGGAATGCCGTCTCGGCAAAGCTGCGCAGCTTGCGCGAATGCAGCCTTTCATTGGGCATTTCGGCGAGCTTTTCCAGCGCCCGGATGCCGATGGTCAGGTGCTGGGCCACCTGCCGCTTGTAGAACTCCGAGGCCATGCCGGGCAGCTTGAGTTCGCCGTGCAGCGGCTTGTCGGAGACGCACAGCAGCGTGCCGTAGGGCACGCGGAAGCGGAAGCCGTTGGCGGCGATCGTCGCCGATTCCATGTCGAGCGCGATCGCCCGAGACTGCGACAGACGCTGCACCGGCCCGCGCTGGTCGCGCAGTTCCCAGTTGCGGTTGTCGATGGTGGCGACCGTGCCCGTGCGCATGATGCGCTTGAGGTCGTAGCCGGACAGCCCGGTCACCTCGGCGACGGCCTCCTGCAGCGCCACCTGTACCTCGGCCAGTGGTGGGATCGGCACCCACACCGGCAGGTCGTCGTCGAGCACGTGGTCTTCGCGCACATAGGCGTGCGCCAGCACATAGTCGCCCAGCGCCTGGGTGTTGCGTAGGCCGGCGCAGTGGCCGAGCATCAGCCAGGCATGCGGCCTCAGCACCGCGACGTGGTCGGTGATGGTCTTGGCGTTGGAGGGGCCGACGCCGATATTCACCATGGTGATGCCGCCATGGCCCGCCTTCTTCAGGTGATAGGCCGGCATCTGCGGCAGCCGTGGCGGCGGGTTGCCTTCTGATGGCGCACTCTCTCCGGCCTTGGTCACCACGCCGCCCGGTTCGACGAACTCCGTGTAGCCGCCGCCGCCCTTGGCCATCAGCTCGCGGGCAAGCACCACGAACTCGTCGATGTAGAACTGGTAGTTGGTGAACAGCACGAAGTTCTGGAAATGCTGCGGCGTGGTCGCCGTGTAGTGCGCCAGCCGGTGCAGCGAATAGTCGATGCGCTGGGCGGTGAATACTGCCAGCGGTCGCGGCTCGCCCGGCAGAATCTCGAAGGTGCCGTTGGCGATGTGGTCGTCGGTACCATCGAGGTCGGGCACATCGAACAGGTCGCGGATCGGGCGCTGGATGCGCTCGGCGACGGCCGCGTCGACATGGGTGCCCTCGAGGAAGGCGAAATGCAGCGGGATTGGCGTCGAGGATTCCGACACGGTGACCGAGACGCCGTGATTGCGCATGATCAGCTTCAGCTGCTCGACCAGGTAGCTCTCGAACAGGTCGGGCCGGGTGATCGTGGTGGTGAACAGGCCGGGCGTCGGCATGTGGCCGTAAGCCTGGCGGGAATCGACCTGCGAATAGGACGAGGTGACGACGCCGACCTCAGGATAGCAGGCCCGGAAACGCTGCGGCGGCGTGCCGTGCGCGAGCGATGCAAATGCGTCGCGCAGGAAGGCCGTGTTGCGGTCGTAGAGCTGCTGGAGCGCCTTCACTGCCTCATGGGCGTCGGTGAAGCTCTGCCGGGAATAAGGCTCCGGCGTGGTGATGGATTCGATGGGTTCAGGATAGATTCGCTTTTCCATGACCCATTATAGAGATCAATTGTGACGGTTGGGAGAGGTTCGTATTACAGCCTCGCCAAATCGTCGCGTCAGGCCCGCTGCAGGCTGACCAACAGCACGAAACCGACGCCGTTCTTGCGTGCGGCTGGCGCTTCGATGGTATTGCCGGCGTCGCCGCGCAGCTGCGGCACGGCGAGAACGGGGGCAGCCAGAACGAGCAGGATGAGCGCCGCCCGCAAGGCGATACGAACCATGTTTGCGATGTGGGAAGCGGGGCGGGTCATCGGCGTTTCTTCTTTTCGTGCTGGAGCGGATCGGTCTCTTTTGTCGGTTAGTGTCTCAAGGGCGGCTTGCAGTTCATGTTTTCTTCGAACACGCAGGGCACCACGCTGCCGATTTCCCAGGAATGGGCCGGACGGCTCACCTCGGCGACGAGGGTTGCGAAGGCGATGCCAAACAGGGCGCTGAGCAGGCATACGATGGTGAAGCGACGAGCAAGCATTGGTGTATCCCCTTCGATGGAGCGGAATATGCCAAAGCCCTGCTGAACGGGTTCTGAGACCTCCGTTCATCCTCGGTTCAAATCTATTGACGGTCTTTAACAGGGGCTCAGGGTTGCGTTCCGGCCACCCGCACATATCTCCTGTGCAGTGCACAACACGGAGAGTTCGGAATGACCACGCAGACTTTGCCGATCGACCTCTATTATTGGCCGACGCCCAACGGCTGGAAGATTTCGATCATGCTGGAGGAACTTGGCGTTCCCTACACGATCAAATACGTCAACATCGGCAAGGGCGAGCAGTTCGAGCCGTCATTCCTGAAGATCGCGCCCAACAACCGTATGCCGGCGATCGTCGATCCGGAAGGTCCGGCCGTCGACGGCAAGGCAGCGCCCATCTCCATCTTCGAGTCAGGGGCGATCCTGCAATATCTCGGCCGCAAGTTCGGCAAATTCTATCCGGCCGACGAGCGCACGCGTGTCGAGGTCGACCAGTGGCTGTTCTGGCAGGTCGGTGGCCTCGGCCCTATGGCCGGCCAGGCCCATCACTTCCGGCAATATGCGCCCGAAAAGATCGGCTATGCCGTCGACCGCTACACCAACGAGGTCAACCGCCTCTACGGTGTGATGAACAAGCGCCTCGCCGATCGCGAATTCCTGGCTGGCGATTATTCGATTGCCGACATGGCAGCGCTTGGCTGGGTGAAGCCGTACAAGAACCAGGGCCAGGACATCGAGGACTTCCCGCACCTCAAGCGCTGGTTTGAAACGCTGCTGGCCCGTCCGGCCGTTGTCCGCGGCATCGCCGTGGGTGAAGACCACCGCCGCAATCTCGCCGACGACAAGGAAGCCCAGAAGGTGCTGTTCGGTCAGCGAGCGAGGGCGTGAAAACAGCGAATAGGGAGTAGTGGGTGGCGAACAGGGAACACGTGGCGTCGAAGCCCTCGGTCTTCCCCTCTATTCGCTACTCACTACTCCCTATTCGATCTTACAGCTTCGTCCAGTTCTGGCTCTTGCAGATGAGGCCGCCGAGCACGCAGCCCTTCATCTTCAGGTTCGAGCCGGCCACCGAGGCCTTGCCGGTATAGGTCTTGTCATTGGCGGGGTCGGTGATCTTGCCCGAATAGGCATTGCCGCCGTCCGCGTTGAAGGTGCCGATCTGCTTGCCGGCGTGCTTGCCGTCTTTCAGCGTGATGCAGAAGCCGCTGCCGCACGTTGCGATCGCGGCCGTCGAGCCGGCTTCCGTCTTCCAGTTGCCTTCGATCGGATCGGCATAGGCCGCGCCCGCCAGCATCAGGGTAGCCGCAACGGCCATGCTCATCTTGCGAAACATTGAAGTCCTCCCGGTTGGTGTCACAGGCGTCTCCCCCGCGTGACGTTTACGCAAACGTAAGCGTAATGCAGCCTTCGCCAAAACAAAAGCGGTGTCGCTGGGGAAGTTGCCGGCTTTTTTCTGGCCCGAAAAAGTCCCTTTCGCCGCCGAAAGTTCATCTCCCACCATCAGCGGATGTCGGGCGTGGTTATCAAAGACTTAGCCGCAGACAGGCGAATTTTCATCGCATTTTCTTCAAATCCCAGGCAGCCCAAGGCTTCCTATCCTTAACGAAATCCAAGCTTTACCCTTTGTTTTGACTTTGTTTTCTTCGGGTTAAGCAAGCCATTTAACGGCAGATTCAAGGCTCCCCGGCATCTTCGGAAGCATCGAAGGGCGGCTCCTGGTGACCCAGGCAGGCCCGCTCCAGGAGACGGACAGGGGACAAGAAAATGGCACGTTTCGAAATCTTTGAAGCCGGCTTTGGCGCGATGGGCACCACCGCTCAGGCTGATATTCTGCTGGAATTGGGCATGATGTATGCCACCGGCCGCGACTGCGACATCGACGTGGTTGCCGCCCACAAGTGGTTCAACATCGCCGCCATCAAGGGCTCGGCCCGCGCTGCTGAACTGCGCTCGGAGCTGTCGGTCACGATGTCCAAGACCGACATCGTCAAGGCGCTGCGCGAAGCGCGCGAATGGATGACGATGCACTAGTGCATGCCCCGAAAATCGCTTGGATTTTCGGAACGGATCATGCACCAGCAAGACAAGATTTCTTCGGGGGAAGAACGGGGACGCCGGGATGGCAGCCCCCAACAACAGAAGCGCGACGGCTTGAAGGACGGGCAAGGCGCGCCAGGGACATGATCTCCAGCATGTCCCCACCAATTGGACAGAGCAGTTAGACAGGGCAGGCGAACTTCCGACGGGCCGAAGATGCTCGCGGGAACTCTCCACGAAAAAAGCCGCGACCGATCGAGACAAGATCGGCGCGGCTTTTTCGTTGTTGCTGAAACATGCTATCGTTTGCTTTGCAAAATCAGCAAAAATGGGGGGTGGCATGCGCAGGACTTTGCTTCGCAGTTCGACTACGCTCATACTCTTGCTTGCAGCCGATATGTCCTGGGCCCAGGACTACTATGGCAAGTTCATCGATCTTCCGATCGGGCTGGAAAACCGGACGGATGCCTCGCCAAAGCCGTTCAGGACCACCAAGGCTGTCAACTTCGATGACCCGAACGGACTTCGCTGGACCGTGCCGGCGGGAAGCTACACCGATGGCGCGACCATTCCCTGGCTGTTCGAGCTGATCGTCGGCGACAACTATGACGGTCCGTATTTCCCGGCGTCGATCGTCCATGACTATTATTGCTGCACCCAAACGCGCACCGCACACGACACGCACCGCAATTTCTATTACGCGATGCTGGCCAACAACACGCCGTCCTGGCAGGCGTGGCTCATGTATTCGGCCGTCAGGCTCGGCGGTCCAGACTGGTCGTTGACGCAGCAGTCGCTCGCCAACGACGGCACCAACTGTTTCGACGAGCTCGGCTCGCTTCTGCCATCGACGGACGCCGGTCCGAAGCCCGCCGCCGCGCCTGCTCCCCAGATGTCTTCCCCGTCCCGAAAATTCGACATCTTCATCAGGGCGGCGGCCCTGGCGCAGGACCAGCGCGACACATTCCTCGTCAGCAAGCTGATGGCGATCGCCAAGACGCTGCAGGATACCGACGGCAAGGTTATCGACCTGACGGCGACGGGCGAGATCCCGGCAACCTTCGAAGGCGTCGAGCAGCTCAAGGCCATGGTCGACGGGGCGACGACCTTCGCCGGCTACAGCCCGACCGAGGCCCGCACCAACTTCACCGATTTCGGCCTGCTGGTGCCGATCGAAGGCAACTCCCAGCAGGTCGTGGCCAGCGTCAAGGCGGAGGGCGGGCTGGTCAAGACCACAGGCGGCTGGAAGGCTGTCGAGCTCAGCAACATCGGCATCGCCCAGGAGACCCTGCCGAAGATGCTGCCGGACACCTATCTGGTGGAGGCGTCCCAGATGAACGGCCTGAAAGGCACCGGGATCGAGTGGGCTGCCACCAGGACCGTGGCCGAGCGGGATCAGTGGAACAAGGTCATCGAGGCCGACCGCAGCTACCAGAACTGGCTGACTTCGCCCAACGTCCTCAGGCCGCAGGGTGGCTGACGCCAGACGTTGCCATTCCGCCAGTTACGTGATTGTCTCCGTACATGTGTGTCGATACAGGCACAATGGCTTGCTGCCCATGCTCCAAGAGGGGCACTGGCGCAGGCGAAAAGCATTGGATATCTGGGCTAGCGGCGCGATTCCTGACGTCAGGCGCGTCCACAGGGAGGGAATATGCATCTGAAACGTACTGTTGGCGCGTTGCTCGCGCTGTCGCTGAGCGCCGGTGTGGCCTTCGCCGAGGACATCACCTTTGCCGTCGTCGGTCCGATGACCGGCCAGCTCGCCAATATCGGCGACCAGTTCAAGCAGGGTGCCGAGGCTGCCGCTAAGGCCATCAATGAGAAGGGCGGCGTTCTTGGCCGCCAGATCAAGCTGTCGATCGAAGACGACGTCTGCGATCCCAAGCAGGCCGTTTCGGTCGCCAACCGCATCGTTGCCAACGGCATCAAGTTCGTCGATGGCCACGCCTGCTCGGGCTCGAGCATTCCGGCCTCGGCTGTCTACGCCGAGAGCGGCGCGCTGATGATGAGCCCGGCCTCGTCCAATCCGGTCATGACCGATGATGCCGCCGCCAAGGGTTGGCCGACGATCATGCGCCTCTACACCCGTGACGACGCCCAGGGCGCCTTCATCGGCCCGTGGATCGCCAAGAAGTATGCCGGCAAGAACGTCGTCATCCTTCATGACAAGAGCGCCTACGGCCAGGGCGTGGCCGATGCCGTCCGCAAGACGATGAACGAAAACGGCCTCAAGGAAATCCTCTATGAAGGCCTGAACGCCGGCGAAAAGGACTATTCGGCGCTCGTCACCAAGCTCAAGGAACTCAAGGCCGACGTCGTCTATTTCGGCGGCTACCACCCCGAAGCTGGCCTGATGCTGCGCCAGTCGGCCGAGCAGAACTTCAAATATCAGCTGATCATGCCCGACTCGATCGCGTCGCCCGAATTCTGGCAGATCGCCGGTCCTGCCGGCGAGGGCACGATGTTCGTGTTCCCGTCCGACCCGCAGGCCAAGCCTGAGGCCAAGGAAGCGGTCGAGAAGATCAAGGCCGGCGGCTTCGTGCCGGAAGGCTTCACGCTCTTCTCCTACGCCGTCGTCCAGGCCTTCGCCCAGGGCATCGAGCGCGCCGGCACCGACGACCCGATGAAGGTCGCCGAAGTCCTCAAGAACGGCGAGCCGATCCATACTGTTGTCGGCGATGTCGTCTTTGACGAAAAGGGCGATCTCAAGAACGCCAGCTACGACATCAACCAGTGGCACGACGGCAAGTACGCGCCGATCGCGCAGTAAGCTTTTTCTGCAAAAGCTGGATTTGTTGCAATGGCCGGGCTCGTCCCGGCCATTGTCGTTTTGGGTGGGCTGGAGCACAATGCCGGAAACGCGCTTCTAGGCAGGGTTGCGGCCGTTCGGCTGGTGCGGGGGCGTGTTTGCCATCAAGGGAGTATCCGAACATGAGTCTTCGTATCAACGACACCGCCCCGGATTTTAAGGCCGACACCACTGACGGGCCGATCAGCTTCCACGACTGGATCGGCGACGGCTACGCGGTCCTGTTCTCCCATCCGAAGGATTTCACGCCGGTTTGCACCACCGAACTCGGCTACATGGCCGGGCTCAAGGCCGACTTCGCCAAGCGCAACGCCAAGATGATCGGCATCTCGGTCGATCCGGTCGAGAACCATCACAAATGGAAGGCCGATATCGAGAAGCTGTCGGGCAACAAGGTCGACTATCCGATGATCGGCGACCCGACGCTTGCCGTCGCCAAGCTCTACGACATGCTGCCGGCCAGCGCCGGCGACAGCTCCGAGGGCCGCACCCCTGCCGACAACGCCACCGTGCGATCGGTCTTCGTCATCGGCCCCGATAAGAAGATCAAGCTGACGCTGACCTACCCAATGTCCACCGGCCGCAACTTCGATGAGATCCTGCGCGCCCTGGACTCGATCCAGCTCACCGCCAAGTACCAGGTGGCGACGCCGGTACAGTGGAAACAGGGCGACGACGTCATCGTCACCGCCGCCGTGTCGGACGAGGACGCCATCAAGCGTTTCGGTTCGTTCGAGCGCGTGCTGCCCTACCTCAGGAAGACCAAGCAGCCGACGGCCTGAGCCACTTCAGCGCCTGTGATCGAAGGCCGCGCCACGCGCGGCCTTTTGCTTGTCTAGAGCAACTCCACGAAAAGTGCGCAGCGGTTTTCCGTCCGGAATTGCGCAAAAACAAAGAGATAGAGGGATTCCGCGATTTGAAGAAAAGCGGAAGCGCTCTAGCGTCAGCTCATGCCGACATA
This genomic window contains:
- a CDS encoding endonuclease/exonuclease/phosphatase family protein; amino-acid sequence: MTTPALLMIAKIACFSAMLLISIPLVAGFFGAWHPALDSFAHFRVHLAVLMMVAALPLLATSMRWPAVTALVFGAAALATTSPSIPGIGSVHAAFEPRQGNRPVYKMLQMNLRFDNAEPAKVLSLVGRMQPDVITFEEVSRMWTRKLEPLFARYPYRMICPYPNNVFGAAILSRRPFVEGSEPQCYGGGALAVAKVDFGGRAADVVALHLGWPWPFEQSSQIDALSPILAGLDQNAILGGDFNATPWSNSVSRVAEAGGMTLMPSAGRTWLTFMLPDFMRFAGLTIDHVMAKGEITVHSVKMGDDAGSDHRPLLVEFSFKDSVPEPEDVEPQTVRLETPPAPRG
- a CDS encoding AMP nucleosidase: MEKRIYPEPIESITTPEPYSRQSFTDAHEAVKALQQLYDRNTAFLRDAFASLAHGTPPQRFRACYPEVGVVTSSYSQVDSRQAYGHMPTPGLFTTTITRPDLFESYLVEQLKLIMRNHGVSVTVSESSTPIPLHFAFLEGTHVDAAVAERIQRPIRDLFDVPDLDGTDDHIANGTFEILPGEPRPLAVFTAQRIDYSLHRLAHYTATTPQHFQNFVLFTNYQFYIDEFVVLARELMAKGGGGYTEFVEPGGVVTKAGESAPSEGNPPPRLPQMPAYHLKKAGHGGITMVNIGVGPSNAKTITDHVAVLRPHAWLMLGHCAGLRNTQALGDYVLAHAYVREDHVLDDDLPVWVPIPPLAEVQVALQEAVAEVTGLSGYDLKRIMRTGTVATIDNRNWELRDQRGPVQRLSQSRAIALDMESATIAANGFRFRVPYGTLLCVSDKPLHGELKLPGMASEFYKRQVAQHLTIGIRALEKLAEMPNERLHSRKLRSFAETAFQ
- a CDS encoding glutathione S-transferase family protein, with the protein product MTTQTLPIDLYYWPTPNGWKISIMLEELGVPYTIKYVNIGKGEQFEPSFLKIAPNNRMPAIVDPEGPAVDGKAAPISIFESGAILQYLGRKFGKFYPADERTRVEVDQWLFWQVGGLGPMAGQAHHFRQYAPEKIGYAVDRYTNEVNRLYGVMNKRLADREFLAGDYSIADMAALGWVKPYKNQGQDIEDFPHLKRWFETLLARPAVVRGIAVGEDHRRNLADDKEAQKVLFGQRARA
- a CDS encoding DUF2147 domain-containing protein, with amino-acid sequence MFRKMSMAVAATLMLAGAAYADPIEGNWKTEAGSTAAIATCGSGFCITLKDGKHAGKQIGTFNADGGNAYSGKITDPANDKTYTGKASVAGSNLKMKGCVLGGLICKSQNWTKL
- a CDS encoding sel1 repeat family protein; amino-acid sequence: MARFEIFEAGFGAMGTTAQADILLELGMMYATGRDCDIDVVAAHKWFNIAAIKGSARAAELRSELSVTMSKTDIVKALREAREWMTMH
- a CDS encoding DUF1353 domain-containing protein; its protein translation is MSWAQDYYGKFIDLPIGLENRTDASPKPFRTTKAVNFDDPNGLRWTVPAGSYTDGATIPWLFELIVGDNYDGPYFPASIVHDYYCCTQTRTAHDTHRNFYYAMLANNTPSWQAWLMYSAVRLGGPDWSLTQQSLANDGTNCFDELGSLLPSTDAGPKPAAAPAPQMSSPSRKFDIFIRAAALAQDQRDTFLVSKLMAIAKTLQDTDGKVIDLTATGEIPATFEGVEQLKAMVDGATTFAGYSPTEARTNFTDFGLLVPIEGNSQQVVASVKAEGGLVKTTGGWKAVELSNIGIAQETLPKMLPDTYLVEASQMNGLKGTGIEWAATRTVAERDQWNKVIEADRSYQNWLTSPNVLRPQGG
- a CDS encoding ABC transporter substrate-binding protein, which gives rise to MHLKRTVGALLALSLSAGVAFAEDITFAVVGPMTGQLANIGDQFKQGAEAAAKAINEKGGVLGRQIKLSIEDDVCDPKQAVSVANRIVANGIKFVDGHACSGSSIPASAVYAESGALMMSPASSNPVMTDDAAAKGWPTIMRLYTRDDAQGAFIGPWIAKKYAGKNVVILHDKSAYGQGVADAVRKTMNENGLKEILYEGLNAGEKDYSALVTKLKELKADVVYFGGYHPEAGLMLRQSAEQNFKYQLIMPDSIASPEFWQIAGPAGEGTMFVFPSDPQAKPEAKEAVEKIKAGGFVPEGFTLFSYAVVQAFAQGIERAGTDDPMKVAEVLKNGEPIHTVVGDVVFDEKGDLKNASYDINQWHDGKYAPIAQ
- a CDS encoding peroxiredoxin, producing the protein MSLRINDTAPDFKADTTDGPISFHDWIGDGYAVLFSHPKDFTPVCTTELGYMAGLKADFAKRNAKMIGISVDPVENHHKWKADIEKLSGNKVDYPMIGDPTLAVAKLYDMLPASAGDSSEGRTPADNATVRSVFVIGPDKKIKLTLTYPMSTGRNFDEILRALDSIQLTAKYQVATPVQWKQGDDVIVTAAVSDEDAIKRFGSFERVLPYLRKTKQPTA